The Dermacentor albipictus isolate Rhodes 1998 colony chromosome 2, USDA_Dalb.pri_finalv2, whole genome shotgun sequence genome has a segment encoding these proteins:
- the LOC139055965 gene encoding uncharacterized protein, producing the protein MRSLSHIALFVGLLACYGVGTSHAFRKGGFGSSTSGSDSGLGGGFSGGFGGRSLLGSGGTFGSGFGGSYGSGYDGGYSGSGLGGFGGGFGANGFSGGYGSGLGGYGSRYGGSGFGGGDYDEEEGYNQGIFGGRVRRLFGGSSRRRSSRGGLGLGSYGSDEEGGLFSGGLGGLGSSLGGMYGIGSGGNSNSLLRRLLRRLRRRGNRGSYGASFGYGGLGSGSSLSSGLGGGLGRLGGSYGSRYGSSGLGGGLGSGLFGGGGLFGRSGSRLSGRGRYGRGCGSRLLGGGLGSSGYGGGFGSSGYDGGFGSSGYGGGYSSGSGWGGSFGDGWQQRYQ; encoded by the exons ATGAGGTCTCTAAGCCACATCGCTCTGTTTGTTGGCCTTCTGG CATGTTATGGAGTTGGGACCTCCCATGCTTTCA GAAAGGGTGGTTTTGGAAGCAGTACCTCTGGCTCTGACAGTGGACTGGGAGGTGGATTCTCGGGAGGATTCGGTGGACGAAGCTTGTTGGGTAGCGGAGGTACCTTCGGCAGTGGCTTTGGTGGTAGCTATGGCAGCGGCTATGATGGCGGGTACAGCGGAAGTGGCCTAGGCGGATTTGGTGGCGGCTTCGGCGCAAATGGTTTCAGCGGAGGTTACGGAAGTGGATTAGGCGGATATGGCAGTAGATACGGAGGTAGTGGCTTCGGCGGCGGCGACTACGATGAGGAAGAAGGATATAACCAAGGTATTTTTGGCGGACGCGTACGCCGCCTGTTTGGCGGTAGCTCCAGGAGACGTAGTTCCCGCGGCGGGCTTGGCCTCGGAAGTTACGGCAGCGACGAAGAGGGAGGTCTGTTTAGTGGTGGCCTCGGTGGCCTGGGCAGCTCTCTCGGGGGTATGTATGGCATAGGCAGCGGTGGTAACTCCAACAGTCTACTAAGGCGCTTGTTGCGGCGCCTGCGAAGGCGAGGAAACCGGGGCTCCTATGGCGCTAGCTTTGGCTATGGAGGCTTGGGCAGCGGCTCTTCCTTGAGTTCTGGCTTGGGAGGAGGTCTGGGTCGACTTGGTGGCAGCTACGGAAGCCGATATGGAAGCAGCGGACTCGGCGGAGGACTGGGAAGTGGGCTTTTCGGTGGTGGCGGATTATTCGGACGCTCGGGAAGTCGCTTGTCTGGACGTGGTCGATATGGTCGTGGCTGTGGTAGTAGGCTGTTAGGAGGAGGACTTGGAAGCAGCGGATACGGCGGAGGATTTGGAAGCAGCGGATACGACGGAGGATTTGGAAGCAGCGGATACGGAGGAGGCTACAGCAGCGGCAGTGGGTGGGGCGGTAGTTTCGGCGATGGCTGGCAGCAGCGGTACCAGTAA